Genomic window (Streptomyces sp. NBC_00078):
ACACCAGCGGGGTCAACGAACAGCTCTGGCCGAAGAAGAAGGAAGGCCTCTGGGACCTGTCCATGCAGCTCGTGCCCTTCCCCGGGCACTCCTACGAGCAGCTCACCATGGACTACAACTTCATGGTCAACCAGTCCGGCACCCAGACCCAGGGCGACCCCGACAAGTACGACTACTGGGGCGACCAGATGCGCGACGGCCTGCTCAAGGGCTTTCGCCGGGCCTACGAGGGCAACCGGGCGCCGCTGATCATCGGCAACCACTTCGAGTCCTGGAACGGCGGCACCTACATGCGGGCCATCGACGAGGTCGTCGAGAACGTCTGCAACAAGCCCGAGGTGCGCTGCGTGTCCTTCCACCAGCTCGCCGACTGGCTGGACGCCCAGGACCCGCAGACCCTGGCGAAGCTGCGCACCCTGAACGTCGGCGTGGCCCCGAAGCAGGGCTGGGCGTCCTTGCTGGCCGGCCGCCCCGCCCCGGCCCCGAAGGGTGCGCCCGGGGCGCCGGCGGTCAAGCAGTGACCGTCACAGGGAGGCGGTGACGCCCTCACCGAGCACGAACCCGGGGTCGACCTGCGCCGCCAGGTCGGCCCCGGTGCGCGCGTTGCCCCACGCGTCCGCGTTCTTCAGGTGGAAGTGCACCATCTGGCGCATGTAGCGCTCCCGGTCGCGCAGCTCGTACGTCGCGTCCACGGCGACCTCCAGGGTGCGCAGGGCACGGCGGTTGGTGTCCTCCAGGAGCTCGAACCGGCGCGGGCGGCCCTTCTCCATGGCGCGCACCCAGTCCGAGTGCCCGACGGTCACGAGCAGGTCGTCCCCGACCTCGGCGCGGAGGAAGTCGAGGTCGTCCCGGCCCTGCACCTTGTTCCCGACGACCTTGAGCACGACGCCGAAGTCACGGGCGTACTCCTTGTACTGGCGGTAGACGGAAACCCCCTTCCGCGTCGGCTCGGCGACGAGGAAGGTGATGTCGAAGCGGGTGAACATGCCGGAGGCGAAGGCGTCGGAGCCCGCCGTCATGTCCACCACGACGTACTCCCCGCGCCCGTCCACCAGGTGGTTCAGGCACAGCTCCACCGCTCCCGTCTTGGAGTGGTAGCAGGCGACCCCCAGGTCGGCGTCGGTGAAGGGGCCGGTGACCATCAAACGGACGGCACCGCCGTCGAGTTCCACCGGCCGGGCGCAGGCCTCGTAGACCGGGTTGTCCTCGCACACCCGCAGCAGCCGCGAGCCCTCGCCGGGCGGGGTCGTCTTGATCATCGTCTCGGCGGAGGCGATGCGCGGGTTCGAGCCGCGCAGGTGGTTCTTGATCAGTGACAGCCGGTCGCCCATCGCGGGCAGCGCGGCGGCCTCCGCCTCGTCCAGGCCGAGCGCGGCCCCCAGATGCTGGTTGATGTCCGCGTCGACCGCGATGACCGGCGCACCGGTGGCCGCGAGATGGCGGATGAACAGGGAGGACACGGTCGTCTTGCCGCTGCCGCCCTTCCCGACGAAAGCAATTTTCATGTTCACCAAGGGTAGTGAGTTGATAGCTGTATGTGACATCAGGAGTGAAGAAGACCACTCAAACGTGGGGCACGCGCCCGAGGTGGCTAGGGTCGTACTCATGAGTACGACAGGCGCGTCCGCTGATCCGCTCGCGGCCCTGGGCTCGCTGCCCGGTGTGACCGAGTCCGTGGAGTCCGTGCGCAAGGCCGTGGACCGGGTCTACGGACACCGGGTCATGCGGCGCCGCAGCAACGAGATCACCTCCGAGGCGGCGCTGCGTGGCGCCCGCGGGTCCGCGGCGCTGTCCGGTGCCGACTGGGCCCTCGAAGAGGTGCGCCGGCGCACCGACTTCAGCGGTGACGACGACGCGCGCGTGGTGGGAGCGGCCCTGAGGCTGACCGCCGAGGCGGGCCAACTACTCTCCATCTGGCGACAGTCGCCGCTGAGGGTGCTGGCGCGACTGCACCTGGTGGCCGCGGCGGGCACCGAGGACGAGGTGGGACGGCCGCGACAGGCGGGCGAGCCGGTCGACGAGCCGCTCATCGAACTGCCGCTGCCGGGCGCCGACGAGGTGCACGGCCGGTTGGAGGGCCTGTCCGAGCTGGTCATCACGGGCAGTTCGGCGCCCGCCCTGGTGACGGCCGCGGTCGTCCACGGCGAACTCCTCGCGCTGCGCCCCTTCACGTCCCGCAACGGCCTCGTCGCGCGCACCGCCGAACGCATCGTCCTGGTGGGCAGCGGCCTCGACCCGAAGTCCGTGTGCGCCGCCGAGGTCGGCCACGCCGAGCTGGGGCGCGCGGCCTATCTGGCGGCGCTGGACGGATACGTCTCCGGTACTCCGGAGGGCATGTCCGCCTGGATCGCCCACTGCGGCAGGGCGGTCGAGCTGGGCGCTCGGGAGTCGACGGCCGTGTGCGAGGCGCTGCAGCGCGGGGCGGCGTAAGAGGCCGGGGAAAAGGGTTGCGGCGGTACGAGGATTCGTACCGCCGCTGGCATGTTCACCGGGTTACCAAGCGTCCTCGATGTATTGCCCATCAGGCCGGGAACGTTGCCCGTCACCTGGTGCGGCTGGCCCGTAATCGACGGGTCGACGTCGCGTGGGTGCTCGATGTCCATGCTCGGTCCGTGGGCCAAATGCGTTATTAAGGTGATCCTTTCGGATGTCCTTGGTCTCGCGGGCCGTTAACCCCTTTGTACTCCAGGACCGAAGCAAGCGGAACCCCTGGCTGTGCTTCTTTACTTTTAGTCTCAAATAGGTTACAAACGGGCGCCGGTATATCGAACGAGGTCGGACAGTCGGTGAACCGGCAGTTCAGGCGACCGCCGACCGGCGTCGACTCGTGTACCAGACCAGACCCGCGGTGGCGGCCGCGGCGCCTATTGCGGCGGCCGCGACGAGTGCCGGACGGGGCGGTACGGAGAATGTCGGGATCCGCTGCTTGAGCCGGACCGGCCGGTGGAAATCGAGAATCGGCCACCCGCGCGCGAGTGCCTCGCGGCGCAGCGTGCGGTCCGGGTTCACGGCGTGCGGATGACCGACCTCCTGCAGCATCGGCAGATCGGTCGCCGAGTCGCTGTAGGCGTAGCAGCGGTCGAGGTCGTATCCCTCGGACCGGGCCAGTTCCTTGACCGCCTCCGCCTTCGTCGGGCCGTACGCGTAGTACGCCACCTCGCCGGTGAAGCAGCCGTCCTCGCCGACGACCATGCGCGTCGCCACCACGCGGTCCGCGCCGAGCAGCTCGCCGATCGGCTCCACGACCTCGGCGCCCGACGTCGACACGATGACGACGTCGCGGCCGGCGGTGTGGTGCTCCTCGATGAGGGAGGCGGCCTCGTCGTAGATGATCGGGTCGATCAGGTCGTGCAGGGTCTCGGCGACGATCTCCTTGACCTGCTGGACGTTCCAGCCACGGACGAGCTGCGAGAGGTACTTGCGCGTCCGCTCCATCTGGTCGTGGTCCATGCCGCCGACGAGGAAGACGAACTGGGCATATGCGGTACGCAAGGCGGCGCGGCGGTTGATCAGCCCGCCTTGGTAGAACGACTTGCTGAACGTGAGCGTGCTCGACTTCGCAATGACCGTCTTGTCCAGGTCAAAGAAGGCAGCTGTGCGGGGCGAGGAGTGGTTTTCCACGACCCCGAGCATAGGCGCAGCCCATTCGGCGTAAGGTGTGGCGCGTGGGTTTGCCTGAGAAGGCTCTCGGGTACACCATGGAAGTCACGGATCGTTCGCGACCGTGCTAACGCGGTCCGGCTCCTCCCCCCCCGAGTCGGCCGTGAAGGCGACCCCCACTCTCCCCCCCGGTGGGGGTCGTCGCATGTCCGGGTGGGTTTTTCTTTTTTTCATGCGGCTGTACGGCCGTTGCGAGGCGGCTGCGGCCGCCTCTTCGGCATGCCCGTGATCCGTCACTGTGCGTAGCCGCCGGGGTGCTCTGGGGAAGCCACGCCGAGGTCCTCGAGGGCGTCACCGGTGTGGGTGACGGCGATATTCACAACCGCCGAGTTGTCCACAGTTATCGACCAAGATCCACACGATTTCCGGGATCGCTGCACCGTGATTCAAACGCGTCCCGCTCGCGCCGAGTTCATGACCGGTTCCGGTTTGTCGGGCGGGTCGGCCGGTTCGTATCGGCCGTTCATATGGAGACCGCTTGCCGGTTCTTCACACGTTTGGGAATCGCGTGGCCGCAGGGGCTGCGCGAGAGATGCAGCGATGGGGGATGGAACCCGTGACCGGAGCCGTCACACACGAACCACCACCCGCCGCCTCGGGGCGGCAGGCCGGACCACTGATCGTCACGGAGGACGTCGAGTTGCTCGACGACCTGTTGCGCCTGTGCGCCGCGGCGGGCGCGACGCCCGAGGTCCACCACTCGGTTCCGCAGCGTGCGGGAGGCTGGGAGGCTGCACCGCTCGTCCTGGTCGGCGACGACGCGGCACGGCGCGTGCGCGGGGCCGCACGCAGACGAGGAGTGGTGCTGGTCGGCCGCGACCAGGATGACTCCGGGGTCTGGCGCCGGGCCGTCGAGATCGGCGCCGACCACGTGCTGATGCTGCCCGACGGCGAACAGTGGCTGGTCGACCGGATCGCGGACGTGGCCGAGGGCGTGGGCCGGCCCGCCCTCACCGTGGGCGTCATCGGGGGCCGCGGCGGGGCCGGAGCGTCCACACTCGCCTGCGCCCTCGCCGTCACCTCCGCGCGCGAGGGACTGCGCACCCTGCTCGTGGACGCCGATCCACTGGGCGGCGGACTGGATGTACTCCTCGGCGGCGAGAGCGCCGAGGGGCTGCGCTGGCCCGCCTTCGCCGCCTCCCGCGGGCGGGTCGGCGGCGGCGCCCTGGAGGAGTCGCTGCCGCAGCTCCACTCACTGCGGGTGCTCAGCTGGGACCGGGGTGACCGCATCGCCGTCCCGGCTCAGGCCGTACGGGCGGTGCTCGCCGCGGCCCGGCGACGCGGCGGCACCGTGGTCGTCGACCTGCCGCGCCGTGTCGACGACGGGGTCGCCGAGGCCCTTGCCCAGCTCGACGTCGGGCTCCTGGTGGTCCCCGGCGAACTGCGCGCCGTGGCCGCGGCCGGGCGGGTGGCGTCCGCCGTCGGCATGGTCCTGCGCGACCTGCGGGTCGCGGTACGGGGTCCGTACGCGCCCGGGCTCGACGACCGCGAGGTGGCCCGGCTGCTCGGACTGCCGCTGGCCGGCGAACTGCCCGTGGAGACGGGGCTGCTGCGCCCGGGGGAGAGCAAGGCACCGCCCGCTGCCGGCGGCCGCGGGCCCCTGGCGCGCTTCTGCAAGGAGTTCTGGGAGCGGGCGCTGGTCGAAACGGGTGGCGCATGAGCGGCGGTTCGGGCGCATCGCCGGCGCCGTGGAGGTCGAGTGGCATCGCGGCCACCGCGACGGCCGGTCCGGGCCCGTCGCAGGGGCTCCTGGACGGCGTACGGCAGTGGCTCGTCGAGAGCGGGGCCGAGCCGACACCCGCGCGCGTGGCGCAGGCGCTGAGGGAGCAGGGGCGGGTCCTGGGGGACGCCGAAGTCCTCGGTGCGGCCGAGCAGTTGCGGTCCGAACTGGTCGGCAGCGGTCCACTGGAACCGCTGCTCGCCGATCCGTCGGTCACCGACGTGCTGGTGACGGCCCCGGACCGGGTCTGGGTGGACCGGGGCGGCGGACTGGAGCTGACCTCGGTCTCCTTCCCGGACGCCGCTGCCGTACGACGTCTCGCGCAGCGCCTGGCCGCGGTGGCCGGACGGCGGCTCGACGACGCGCGGCCGTGGGCCGACGCCCGGCTGCCCGACGGGACGCGACTTCATGCGGTGCTGCCCCCGGTGGCCGTGGCCTGCACATGTCTGTCGCTGCGCGTCGTACGTCCCCGGGCGTTCACCCTCGACGAACTGGTCGCGGCGGGCACGGTGCCGCCGGGCGGGGACCGCGTGCTGCGCGCGCTGCTGGACGCGCGGCTGTCGTTTCTCATCAGCGGCGGGACGGGCAGCGGCAAGACGACGTTGTTGAGCGCGTTGCTGGGACTGGTCGGACGCGGCGAGCGGATCGTGCTCGCCGAGGACTCGGCGGAGCTGCGGCCGGACCATCCGCACGTCGTCCGCCTCGAGACCAGACCCGCCAACCAGGAGGGCGCCGGACTCGTCACGCTGCAGGACCTCGTGCGGCAGGCACTGCGGATGCGGCCCGACCGGCTGGTCGTGGGCGAGGTGCGCGGGCCCGAAGTGGTGCATCTGCTGGCCGCGTTGAACACCGGCCACGAGGGGGGCTGCGGCACCGTGCACGCCAATGCCGCCGCCGACGTACCGGCCCGGCTGGAGGCGCTCGGCACGGCGGCCGGGCTTGACCGGGCCGCGCTGCACAGCCAGTTGGCGGCGGCGCTGTCGGTGGTTCTGCATCTCGTGCGGGACCGGACCGGGCGGCGCCGGATCGCCGAGGTGCACGTCCTGGAGCGGGATCAGTCGGGGCTGGTGCGGACGGTGCCTGCGCTGCGGTGGGGCGCGGAGGCGTTCGCGTACGAGCGGGGGTGGGAGCGGCTGCGGGGGCTGCTTCGGAGCGAGAGCAGTAGCGGGACCAGAAGCGGGGCCGGGAGCGAGAGGGAGCGGTGACGGGGATGGGTGAGACGGCGATGGGGGCGGCCGTGGTGTGTGCCGGTGCGGCGGCCCTGCTGACGGGCGGGTGGCATTCCGGGGCGCGCCGGGCACAGCTGTTGCTCGCGGGCGGCGGGGTGGTCGGCACCGGACCGCCGTCCTGGCGGGATGTGGCCGGGAAGCTGCGGCGCATCCGCGGGCGGCTGCGGTCCGAGTGGTGGGCGCTGTTCGCCGGCGTGGTGCTGGCGATGCTGGGTGCGTCGGTGCTGCCGGTCGTCGCGGGGGCGGCCGGGTTGCCCTTGCTGCGGCGGGTCCGGCTGGCCGGTGAGGCCCGGCGGGCCCGGGAGAGCCGCGGGGAAGCGGTGATCGCGCTGTGCGGGGCGCTCACCGGGGAGGTGCGCGCCGGGCGGCAGCCGGGAGAGGCGCTGCTGCGTGCCGCGCGGGATTCCGGTGGGCTCGGGAGCGGGCAGGCCGTGGTGCTGGCGGCGGCGCGGTTCGGCGGCGATGTGCCGGGCGCGCTGGCGGTGGCGGCGCGCCAACCGGGCGCCGAGGGACTCCTGGGCCTCGCGGCGTGCTGGCGGGTGGCCGTGGACCAGGGCGCGGGCCTCGCGGCCGGACTCGACCGGCTCGAAGAGGCGTTGCGCGCGGAGCGGGATCAACGCGCCGATCTGCGCGCCCAGTTGGCGGGGGCACGGTCCACGGCGGTGATGCTCGCGGGGCTGCCGGCGCTGGGCCTCGGCCTCGGTACGGCCCTCGGGGCCCACCCGCTCCATGTGCTGCTGCACACCGGGGCGGGACTCGGCTGCCTGTTGGCCGGCGGGTTGTTGGAGGGCCTGGGGATGTGGTGGGCGATGCGGATCGTGCGGGGAGCGGAGGCGGTGTGAGCGCGGAAGTTGTCCACAGGCTGGGGGTGACCGTGGGGGCGTTGCTCGTCCTCGGGTGGCTGCTGCGCCGGCTGGAGGCGGTACGGCGTGAGCGGAGGGTGATCAAGCGGCTGGCCGGGCTTGTGGCGGGCGTCGAGGTGACGCGGACCGCGCCACGCTTCGAGGTGAGGGATGCCGCGCGCCGGTGGCTGCCCGCCGCCGGGGTCGTGTGCGCCGGCTGGGTTCTGGTCGGCGGCCTCGCCGGCGTCCTGGTGGGGCTGGTCGTCGCGGGCGGGCTGTGGCGGTGGCGTGCGCGGCAAGCGGCGGCCGGCGGCGCGGAGATCGACGATGCGAGTGAGGCGGCCCGTCAACTCCCGCTCTCCGCCGACCTGGTGGCCGCCTGCATCGCCGCCGGTGCGGGGGCCGTCGTCGCGGCTCGGGCCGTCGGCGAGGCGCTGGGCGGTCCCGTCGGGGACGCGTTGGCGCGCGGCGCGGCAGAGGTGCGGCTGGGCGGCGAACCGGCCGAGGCCTGGCGGAGGCTCGCCGCTCTGCCGGGCGCAGGACCTCTGGCGCGGCTGCTGGAACGGGCCGACGTGTCCGGGCTGCCCGCCGCCACACCGGTCGCGCGCCTCGCGGCGGACGTCCGCGCCGACTGGGCCCGGGCCGCGACGGCACGAGCCCGGCGGGCGGCCGTCATGGTCACCGCACCGGTGGGCCTGTGTTTCCTGCCCGCGTTCATCGCGGTCGGCGTGCTGCCAGTGGTGATCGGGCTCGCGGGCGGAGTGCTGGGAGGAGGTGGTGGATGACGGGAGTGGTGCGGACCGACGGCACCAGGAGGGTGCCCGAGCAGCAGGCAGACGATGTCGAGCGGCAAGGAGCCGACCTCGACGCGAGTGGTCAACGGAACTGAGCCTTACGGGGGTTGAGATGTGCAAGACGGTATGGGCGCGGTTGCGTGCCCTGGTGTGCGGGGCGCGAGCGGCGCAGGGCGACGCGGGGATGGTCACCTCGGAGTACGCGATGGGGATCGTGGCGGCGGTGGCGTTCGCGGTGGTCCTCTACAAGGTGGTGACGAGCGGGCAGGTCAGCGCGGAGCTGCAAGGCATCGTGAAGCAGGCGCTCGATGCGCGGATGTGACAGCGGATGTGAGAGGGGCACGGACCGGGGGTTCGTGACGGCGGAGTCGGCCGTGGTGCTGCCCGTGCTGGCGATGTTCGCGATGGCGCTGGTGTGGGGGCTGCTGGTCGTGGCCGCGCAGATCCAGTGTGTGGACGCGGCACGGACGGGGGCGCGTGCGGCGGCCCGCCAGGACCCGGCCGACTCGGTGGTCGCGGTGACCCGCGAGGCTGCCCCGCGCGGTGCGGAGGTCACGGTCGACCGGGAGGGGGATCAGGTCCGAGTGGTCGTCGCGGCGAAGCCTCCCGTCCTCCACGGTCTGCCCTTCGAGGTGCGGGAGCAGGCCGTGGCTGCCACGGAGGAGACAGTGGGGGCGGGGCCGTGACAGGCCGGTTCACAACCGGGTTCCCGGGGCGCCGGTGGGCCCCCGGCCGGGACGGCGACCGCGGTTCCGCCACCGTCTGGAACGTCGGTGCGATCGCCGTGCTGTGCGTGGTGTTCGGCGTCGTGCTCGCCCTGGGGCAGGCCGTCGTGGTCCGGCACCGTGCGGCCGGCGGTGCGGACCTCGCGGCGCTGGCGGCGGCCGATCACTGGGCGGACGGGGCTGCGGGGGCCTGTGCCCGGGCCGACCGGGTCGCCCGGGCACAGGGCGCGCGGCTGGTGCGGTGCGCGGTCGTCGGCGAGATCTCGGACGTGACGGCGGCGTCGGGACGGGGTCCGTTCGCGGCGGAGGTCAGGGCACGGGCGGGGCCTGCGGGGCCGGAGACGGCACCTCCGCCACAGGCTCCACCCGGGTCTGTTCCTCCGGAGTCCCCGCCACAGGCTCCGTCCCTGCCTTCTCCTGCGGAGCCGCCCGCAACAGCACCGTGAGCAGCCGCACCGCCCCCCTCTTGTGCAGCGGTTCGTTGCCGTTGCCGCACTTGGGGGACTGGATGCAGGACGGGCAGCCGGCGTCGCACTCGCAGGAGGCGATGGCCTGACGGGTGGCGGTGAGCCAGGCGCGGGCGGTGTGGAAGGCGCGCTCGGCGAATCCCGCGCCGCCCGGGTGGCCGTCGTAGACGAAGACCGTCGGCAGGAGGGTGTCGGGGTGCAGCGGGACCGACACCCCGCCGATGTCCCAGCGGTCGCAGGTCGCGAAGAGGGGCAGCATGCCGATCGAGGCGTGCTCGGCGGCGTGCAGGGCACCGCCGAGGATCTCCGGGTTGATCCGGGCCTCGTTCAACTGGTCCTCGGTGACCGTCCACCACACCGCGCGGGTGCGCAGCGTACGAGGAGGGAGGTCGAGTTTTGTCTCGCCGAGCACTTCACCGGTGATGAGCCGACGACGCAGGAAGGAGACCACCTGGTTGGTGACCTCGACGGAGCCGTAGCACAGGCGGCCATCGCCCCAGGGGATCTCGGTGTCGGTCTCCAGGACGGAGATGGACGTCGTGTCGCGGGCGACCGTCGAGTACGAGGGACTCGCCTGTTCGACCAGGGCCACCGAGTCCTCCAGGTCCAGGGAGCGCACGACGTACGTACGGCCCTGGTGGAGGTGGACCGCGCCCTCGTGGACGGTCGTGTGTGCGGCGCCCTCGTCGACCGTGCCGAGCAGGCGGCCCGTGCCGGACTCGACGATCTGCACCGGCCGGCCGCCCCCGCCGCGGATGTCGGTCAGGTCGGCGGCCCGCTCCCGGCGCGTCCAGTGCCAGGCCGTCGTCCGGCGGCGCAGCAGCTTCGCGGCCTCCAGCTGGGGGAGCAGTTCCTCACAGGCGGGGCCGAACAGGTCCAGGTCCTCGTCCGTCAAGGGCAGTTCCGCGGCGGCCGCGCACAGGTGCGGGGCCAGGACGTACGGGTTGTCGGGGTCGAGGACCGTGGACTCCACGGGCTGGTCGAACAGCGCCTCGGGGTGGTGGACCAGGAAGGTGTCCAGGGGGTCGTCACGGGCGACCAGGACGGCCAGCGCGCCCTGCCCGGAGCGTCCGGCGCGGCCCGCCTGCTGCCACAGGGACGCGCGTGTGCCCGGATACCCGGCGATCACCACGGCGTCCAACCCGGAGATGTCGATGCCGAGTTCGAGGGCGGTGGTGGCGGCGAGGCCGAGGAGTTCCCCGGAGTGCAGGGCCTGTTCGAGGGCGCGGCGCTCCTCGGGGAGGTAGCCGCCGCGATAGGCCGCGACGCGCCGGGCGAGGGAGCGGTCGACCTCGGCGAGGCGTTCCTGGGCGATCACCGAGATCAGCTCGGCGCCGCGCCGCGAGCGGACGAAGGCGACCGACCGGACTCCCTGCACGGTGAGGTCGGTCAGCAGGTCGGCCGTCTCGGCGGTGGCGGTACGGCGGACGGGGGCGCCCTTCTCGCCCTGCAGCTCGGTCAGCGGGGGCTCCCAGAGGGCGAAGACCAGTTCACCGCGCGGGGAGGCGTCGTCGGCGACCTCGACCACCGGGAGGCCGGTCAGGCGACGTGCGGCGACAGAGGGCTCGGCGGCCGTGGCGGAGGCGAGGAGGAAGACCGGGGAGGCGCCGTAGCGCGCGCACAGGCGGCGCAGACGGCGCAGCACCTGAGCGACGTGGGAGCCGAAGACGCCGCGGTAGGTGTGGCACTCGTCGATGACGACGTACTTCAGCGACTTCAGGAAGGAGGACCAGCGGGAGTGGGACGGGAGTATGCCGCGGTGCAGCATGTCCGGGTTGGTCAGGACGTAGTTGGCGTACTGGCGGACCCACTCGCGCTCCTCGAACGGAGTGTCCCCGTCGTACACCGCAGGACGGACGGCATTTCCCAGAGATTGTGAAAGTTCCTTCACAGAACGGCACTGATCGGCCGCAAGAGCTTTCGTGGGGGCCAGGTAGAGAGCGGTGGCGCCGCGGCCGTTCGGGGCCTCGGAGCCGTCCAGGAGCTTCGAGAAGACCGGAACCAGGTAGGCCAGGGACTTGCCGGACGCCGTGCCCGTGGCGACGATCACCGATTCGCCGTCCAGGGCGTGCTCCGCGGCGCGCGCCTGGTGGGTCCAGGGATGCTCGACGCCTGCGGCCTGCACCGCGGCGACGACCTCCGAACGAATCCGGTCCGGCCACACGGCATGGCGACCCTCACGCGGGGGCAAGTGCTCCGTATGAGTGATGCGCGAAGCCCGGCTCGGCCCGGAGGCGAGCCGGCCCAGGATCGTGCCTGGTTCGGGCCGGGAAGCGGGGTCCGCCGGGGGTCGATCGGTTCGGTGATTCTTGGCCATCGGCACCGAGTGTGTCACTGGCGTGACGGACAATGGGACCAAGGCGTCGTGCACGCCTGCCGTAAGTGATTGAATGCCATCGCGGCTGGCGAACCGTTCCGGGGGCTCTGCCGAGGTGTCCCGAGGGACGACCGCTCGATTAGCAAGGTGCTGGAGGATCCGTGGACCTGTCCCTGTCGACCCGTACCGTCGGCGATCGTACGGTCGTCGAGGTCGGTGGAGAAATCGACGTATATACCGCGCCCAAGCTGCGCGAGCAGTTGGTCGAGCTGGTGAACGACGGGAGTTTCCACCTCGTCGTCGACATGGAGGGCGTGGACTTCCTCGACTCCACCGGGCTCGGCGTGCTGGTCGGCGGCCTGAAGCGGGTGCGTGCCCATGAGGGCTCGCTGCGCCTGGTCTGCAACCAGGAGCGCATTCTGAAGATCTTCCGTATCACCGGCCTCACCAAGGTGTTCCCGATCCACACCTCGGTCGAGGAAGCGGTGGCGGCCACCGACTGATCACCGTCCCCGGGAGCGGCCTGACCGCTCCCGGGACGGAAGAAGTTCCATGTGGGGGTCCGGGGCTTTCGGCCGCCCGGTCCCCCGACGGCACGCCCGTAGTTCAGAGGGGGATGCATGGCCACCGTTGAACTCCGCTTCAGCGCGCTGCCCGAGCACGTCAGGACCGCCCGGCTGGTGGCGGCAGCGGTGGCGCGCAGGGCCGGAGTGGACGAGGCCGTTCTCGACGAGGTGAGACTCGCCGTCGGCGAGGCCTGTACCCGTGCCGTCGGACTGCACCAGAGCGCCGGCATCACGGCGCCGGTGAAGGTGCAGCTGGTCGAGGAGGAGAAGCAGTTCTCCATCGAGGTCGGTGACGAGGCACCCCGTTCGGCCCCCGGAGACCGGGCGCCGGGCTCGGCGGGCGAGGACATCGAGACCGAGGAGGACGAGATGGGCCTCGCGGTCATCAGCGGGCTCGTCGACGACGTCGAGGTCACCGCCGGGGAGCACGGCGGGCAGATCCGTATGACCTGGCCGACCACGCCACCCACCGCGGTGCTCACCTGACCGCACCCTCGTACGACATCCCGGGGCCCTGCTGAGCAGGGCCCCTTGGTGTTTTTCCGGATGTTCCCGCGAATTCGTGAATGAATTCACGATCAGTGTTTGATAATTTGATCAAGCATCAATGCGGCGTCAATGCCTTTGAGGCGTTACCTCTTTCGGGTTCTGTAGCGTGACGTCGATCATTTGCTGAAGAGCATGTGAAGGCTAATTCCGTTTACCGGGCTCTGTTTTGATCAGGTGCGGGGTACCTAGAATCCGTCCACATCTTGAGCTCAGCCCAAGCGTCAAGGAGGACGAATGGCGGGGCTTTCTACCCCTCATCAGTTGGATCACCCCACAACCCTCGCAGCGGCAGTACTCACGGACGACAACCGGATCATCGTGATGGTCATCGGCGTCGTCGCACTGGCCGCACTCGTGGTCGCAGGCATCCTGGTGCGCCAGGTGCTCGCGGCGGGCGAGGGCACCGACAGCATGAAGGAGATCGCGGCAGCGGTCCAGGAAGGAGCGAACGCCTACCTGGCCCGGCAGCTGCGCACGCTCGGCGTGTTCGCCGTGGTCGTGTTCTTCCTGCTCATGTTGCTGCCAGCGGACGACTGGAATCAGCGCGCCGGACGATCGATCTTCTTTTTGATCGGTGCGGCGTTCTCGGCGGCCACCGGCTATATCGGCATGTGGCTCGCCGTGCGCAGTAATGTCCGTGTCGCCGCGGCGGCCCGGGAAGCGACTCCCGCGGAGGGTGAGCCTGAAAAGGATCTCACCGCCGTTTCGCACAAAGCCATGAAGATCGCTTTCCGTACGGGCGGCGTCGTCGGCATGTTCACAGTGGGGCTCGGTCTGCTGGGCGCCTCCTGTGTGGTGCTGGTGTACGCGGCCGATGCGCCGAAAGTGCTCGAAGGCTTCGGCCTCGGGGCCGCCCTGATCGCGATGTTCATGCGTGTCGGCGGCGGAATCTTCACCAAGGCCGCCGACGTCGGCGCCGACCTGGTCGGCAAGGTCGAGCAGGGCATTCCGGAGGACGATCCGCGCAATGCCGCGACCATCGCCGACAACGTGGGCGACAACGTGGGCGACTGCGCGGGCATGGCGGCCGACCTCTTCGAGTCGTACGCCGTGACGCTGGTCGCCGCGCTGATCCTCGGCAAGGCGGCCTTCGGTGACG
Coding sequences:
- a CDS encoding HAD family phosphatase, yielding MLGVVENHSSPRTAAFFDLDKTVIAKSSTLTFSKSFYQGGLINRRAALRTAYAQFVFLVGGMDHDQMERTRKYLSQLVRGWNVQQVKEIVAETLHDLIDPIIYDEAASLIEEHHTAGRDVVIVSTSGAEVVEPIGELLGADRVVATRMVVGEDGCFTGEVAYYAYGPTKAEAVKELARSEGYDLDRCYAYSDSATDLPMLQEVGHPHAVNPDRTLRREALARGWPILDFHRPVRLKQRIPTFSVPPRPALVAAAAIGAAAATAGLVWYTSRRRSAVA
- a CDS encoding type II secretion system F family protein; translation: MGETAMGAAVVCAGAAALLTGGWHSGARRAQLLLAGGGVVGTGPPSWRDVAGKLRRIRGRLRSEWWALFAGVVLAMLGASVLPVVAGAAGLPLLRRVRLAGEARRARESRGEAVIALCGALTGEVRAGRQPGEALLRAARDSGGLGSGQAVVLAAARFGGDVPGALAVAARQPGAEGLLGLAACWRVAVDQGAGLAAGLDRLEEALRAERDQRADLRAQLAGARSTAVMLAGLPALGLGLGTALGAHPLHVLLHTGAGLGCLLAGGLLEGLGMWWAMRIVRGAEAV
- a CDS encoding oxidoreductase: MSTTGASADPLAALGSLPGVTESVESVRKAVDRVYGHRVMRRRSNEITSEAALRGARGSAALSGADWALEEVRRRTDFSGDDDARVVGAALRLTAEAGQLLSIWRQSPLRVLARLHLVAAAGTEDEVGRPRQAGEPVDEPLIELPLPGADEVHGRLEGLSELVITGSSAPALVTAAVVHGELLALRPFTSRNGLVARTAERIVLVGSGLDPKSVCAAEVGHAELGRAAYLAALDGYVSGTPEGMSAWIAHCGRAVELGARESTAVCEALQRGAA
- a CDS encoding TadA family conjugal transfer-associated ATPase — its product is MSGGSGASPAPWRSSGIAATATAGPGPSQGLLDGVRQWLVESGAEPTPARVAQALREQGRVLGDAEVLGAAEQLRSELVGSGPLEPLLADPSVTDVLVTAPDRVWVDRGGGLELTSVSFPDAAAVRRLAQRLAAVAGRRLDDARPWADARLPDGTRLHAVLPPVAVACTCLSLRVVRPRAFTLDELVAAGTVPPGGDRVLRALLDARLSFLISGGTGSGKTTLLSALLGLVGRGERIVLAEDSAELRPDHPHVVRLETRPANQEGAGLVTLQDLVRQALRMRPDRLVVGEVRGPEVVHLLAALNTGHEGGCGTVHANAAADVPARLEALGTAAGLDRAALHSQLAAALSVVLHLVRDRTGRRRIAEVHVLERDQSGLVRTVPALRWGAEAFAYERGWERLRGLLRSESSSGTRSGAGSERER
- a CDS encoding ATP-binding protein; translation: MKIAFVGKGGSGKTTVSSLFIRHLAATGAPVIAVDADINQHLGAALGLDEAEAAALPAMGDRLSLIKNHLRGSNPRIASAETMIKTTPPGEGSRLLRVCEDNPVYEACARPVELDGGAVRLMVTGPFTDADLGVACYHSKTGAVELCLNHLVDGRGEYVVVDMTAGSDAFASGMFTRFDITFLVAEPTRKGVSVYRQYKEYARDFGVVLKVVGNKVQGRDDLDFLRAEVGDDLLVTVGHSDWVRAMEKGRPRRFELLEDTNRRALRTLEVAVDATYELRDRERYMRQMVHFHLKNADAWGNARTGADLAAQVDPGFVLGEGVTASL
- the ssd gene encoding septum site-determining protein Ssd, encoding MEPVTGAVTHEPPPAASGRQAGPLIVTEDVELLDDLLRLCAAAGATPEVHHSVPQRAGGWEAAPLVLVGDDAARRVRGAARRRGVVLVGRDQDDSGVWRRAVEIGADHVLMLPDGEQWLVDRIADVAEGVGRPALTVGVIGGRGGAGASTLACALAVTSAREGLRTLLVDADPLGGGLDVLLGGESAEGLRWPAFAASRGRVGGGALEESLPQLHSLRVLSWDRGDRIAVPAQAVRAVLAAARRRGGTVVVDLPRRVDDGVAEALAQLDVGLLVVPGELRAVAAAGRVASAVGMVLRDLRVAVRGPYAPGLDDREVARLLGLPLAGELPVETGLLRPGESKAPPAAGGRGPLARFCKEFWERALVETGGA